The Glycine max cultivar Williams 82 chromosome 12, Glycine_max_v4.0, whole genome shotgun sequence genome window below encodes:
- the LOC100786000 gene encoding G-type lectin S-receptor-like serine/threonine-protein kinase At4g27290 isoform X1, with translation MLFIWFFLFSYFSGTCTSLHSLAVNQSIRDGENETLVSAGGIIEVGFFSPGKSTRRYLGIWFKNVNPLTVVWVANRNAPLEKNSGVLKLDEKGILVILNHKNSTIWSSNISSKAGNNPIAHPLDSGNFVVKNGQQPGKDAILWQSFDYPGDTHTPGIKFGWNFQIGLERSLSSWKSVDDPAEGEYVAKMDLRGYPQVIVFKGSEIKVRVGPWNGLSLVGYPVEIPYCSQKFVLNEKEVYYEYNLLDSLDFSLFKLSPSGRSQRMYWRTQTNTRQVLTVEERDQCENYGFCGENSICNYDGSRATCECLRGYVPKSPDQWNMPIFQSGCVPGNKSDCKNSYSDGFLKYARMKLPDTSSSWFSKTMNLDECQKSCLKNCSCTAYANLDIRNGGSGCLLWFNNIVDMRCFSKSGQDVYIRVPASELDHGGPGNIKKKILGIAVGVTIFGLIITCVCILISKNPIARRLYRHFRQFQWRQEYLILRKEDMDLSTFELSTIAEATNNFSSRNKLGEGGFGPVYKGTLIDGQDVAIKRHSQMSDQGLGEFKNEVVLIAKLQHRNLVKLLGCCVQGGEKLLIYEYMSNKSLDYFIFDEARSKLLAWNQRFHIIGGIARGLLYLHQDSRLRIIHRDLKTSNILLDADMNPKISDFGLAQSFGCDQIQAKTRKVVGTYGYMPPEYAVHGHYSVKSDVFGFGVIVLEIVSGSKNRGFSDPKHSLNLLGHAWRLWTEDRPLELIDINLHERCIPFEVLRCIHLGLLCVQQKPGDRPDMSSVIPMLNGEKLLPQPKAPGFYTGKCTPESVSSSKTCKFLSQNEISLTIFEAR, from the exons atgttatttatttggTTCTTCTTATTTTCCTACTTCTCAGGAACTTGCACTTCACTACACAGTTTAGCAGTGAATCAATCCATCCGAGATGGTGAGAATGAGACTTTGGTTTCAGCGGGTGGAATTATTGAAGTGGGTTTCTTTAGCCCAGGAAAATCAACAAGGCGATACTTGGGTATATGGTTCAAAAATGTTAACCCTTTAACAGTGGTGTGGGTGGCTAACCGAAATGCACCACTTGAGAAGAACTCAGGAGTTCTGAAACTCGACGAAAAGGGGATTCTTGTCATTCTGAATCACAAAAACAGCACCATTTGGTCATCCAACATATCAAGCAAAGCCGGGAATAACCCAATTGCTCATCCATTGGATTCTGGAAATTTTGTGGTGAAAAATGGACAGCAACCTGGCAAGGATGCCATATTGTGGCAGAGTTTTGATTATCCGGGTGATACACATACGCCAGGAATCAAGTTTGGGTGGAACTTTCAGATTGGTCTAGAAAGATCTCTATCATCTTGGAAAAGTGTTGACGATCCTGCAGAGGGAGAATATGTTGCAAAAATGGATCTTCGAGGATATCCACAAGTAATTGTGTTCAAGGGATCTGAGATAAAGGTCAGAGTGGGGCCATGGAATGGTCTGTCTTTGGTTGGATATCCGGTTGAAATTCCTTACTGTTCACAAAAATTTGTATTGAATGAAAAAGAGGTGTATTATGAGTACAACCTTCTTGATAGTTTGGATTTCAGCTTATTTAAACTTTCTCCTTCAGGCAGGTCACAGAGAATGTATTGGAGAACTCAAACAAACACGAGGCAAGTCCTCACAGTTGAGGAGAGAGATCAATGCGAAAATTATGGCTTTTGTGGAGAAAATTCTATATGCAATTATGATGGTAGCCGTGCAACTTGTGAATGCCTGAGAGGTTACGTTCCCAAGTCACCAGATCAGTGGAATATGCCAATTTTTCAAAGCGGTTGTGTTCCAGGGAATAAATCAGACTGTAAAAACAGTTATTCAGATGGATTCTTGAAGTATGCACGCATGAAATTGCCAGACACGTCTTCATCATGGTTTAGTAAGACCATGAACCTTGATGAATGTCAGAAGTCATGTCTTAAAAACTGTTCTTGTACAGCATATGCAAATTTAGATATCCGTAATGGAGGGAGTGGCTGTCTACTTTGGTTTAATAATATAGTTGACATGAGGTGTTTCTCGAAATCAGGGCAAGACGTTTATATCAGAGTCCCTGCTTCAGAATTAG ATCATGGTGGCCCTGGAAACATCAAGAAAAAGATTCTTGGAATCGCTGTTGGTGTGACTATTTTTGGATTAATCATCACATGTGTCTGCATACTGATAAGCAAAAATCCGA TAGCACGAAGATTATATCGTCATTTCCGACAATTTCAATGGAGGCAAGAATATCTTATCTTGAGGAAGGAAGACATGGATTTGTCAACATTTGAGTTGTCAACCATTGCTGAAGCCACTAATAATTTTTCTAGCAGAAATAAACTGGGGGAAGGTGGATTTGGGCCAGTGTACAAG GGTACACTAATAGATGGGCAAGACGTAGCCATAAAACGACACTCACAGATGTCTGATCAAGGACTGGGGGAGTTTAAGAATGAAGTTGTGCTAATTGCAAAACTTCAGCACCGTAATCTTGTGAAACTTCTAGGTTGCTGCGTTCAAGGAGGGGAAAAATTGTTGATCTATGAATACATGTCCAACAAGAGCTTAGACTACTTCATCTTTG ATGAAGCTAGAAGTAAGCTCTTAGCCTGGAATCAACGTTTTCACATTATTGGTGGCATCGCACGGGGGCTTCTCTATCTTCACCAAGACTCTAGACTAAGAATTATTCACAGAGATTTGAAAACCAGCAATATCCTACTCGATGCGGATATGAATCCTAAAATCTCAGACTTTGGCTTGGCTCAGAGTTTTGGCTGTGATCAAATTCAAGCCAAAACCAGAAAAGTGGTTGGAACATA TGGTTACATGCCTCCAGAGTATGCTGTGCATGGTCATTACTCTGTGAAATCAGATGTCTTTGGTTTTGGCGTGATTGTACTAGAGATAGTTAGTGGAAGCAAGAACAGGGGATTTTCTGACCCGAAACACTCTCTTAATCTACTTGGACAT GCATGGAGACTTTGGACTGAAGACAGGCCATTGGAACTGATAGATATAAACTTACATGAAAGATGCATTCCTTTTGAAGTCTTAAGATGCATACATCTGGGTTTGTTGTGTGTACAACAAAAACCAGGAGATAGGCCGGATATGTCTTCTGTCATTCCTATGCTGAATGGTGAGAAATTATTGCCTCAGCCAAAGGCTCCTGGATTTTATACAGGAAAGTGTACTCCTGAATCAGTATCTTCATCTAAAACTTGCAAATTTTTATCACAAAATGAGATATCCCTGACAATTTTCGAGGCAAGATAG
- the LOC100786000 gene encoding G-type lectin S-receptor-like serine/threonine-protein kinase At4g27290 isoform X2: protein MLFIWFFLFSYFSGTCTSLHSLAVNQSIRDGENETLVSAGGIIEVGFFSPGKSTRRYLGIWFKNVNPLTVVWVANRNAPLEKNSGVLKLDEKGILVILNHKNSTIWSSNISSKAGNNPIAHPLDSGNFVVKNGQQPGKDAILWQSFDYPGDTHTPGIKFGWNFQIGLERSLSSWKSVDDPAEGEYVAKMDLRGYPQVIVFKGSEIKVRVGPWNGLSLVGYPVEIPYCSQKFVLNEKEVYYEYNLLDSLDFSLFKLSPSGRSQRMYWRTQTNTRQVLTVEERDQCENYGFCGENSICNYDGSRATCECLRGYVPKSPDQWNMPIFQSGCVPGNKSDCKNSYSDGFLKYARMKLPDTSSSWFSKTMNLDECQKSCLKNCSCTAYANLDIRNGGSGCLLWFNNIVDMRCFSKSGQDVYIRVPASELDHGGPGNIKKKILGIAVGVTIFGLIITCVCILISKNPTRRLYRHFRQFQWRQEYLILRKEDMDLSTFELSTIAEATNNFSSRNKLGEGGFGPVYKGTLIDGQDVAIKRHSQMSDQGLGEFKNEVVLIAKLQHRNLVKLLGCCVQGGEKLLIYEYMSNKSLDYFIFDEARSKLLAWNQRFHIIGGIARGLLYLHQDSRLRIIHRDLKTSNILLDADMNPKISDFGLAQSFGCDQIQAKTRKVVGTYGYMPPEYAVHGHYSVKSDVFGFGVIVLEIVSGSKNRGFSDPKHSLNLLGHAWRLWTEDRPLELIDINLHERCIPFEVLRCIHLGLLCVQQKPGDRPDMSSVIPMLNGEKLLPQPKAPGFYTGKCTPESVSSSKTCKFLSQNEISLTIFEAR from the exons atgttatttatttggTTCTTCTTATTTTCCTACTTCTCAGGAACTTGCACTTCACTACACAGTTTAGCAGTGAATCAATCCATCCGAGATGGTGAGAATGAGACTTTGGTTTCAGCGGGTGGAATTATTGAAGTGGGTTTCTTTAGCCCAGGAAAATCAACAAGGCGATACTTGGGTATATGGTTCAAAAATGTTAACCCTTTAACAGTGGTGTGGGTGGCTAACCGAAATGCACCACTTGAGAAGAACTCAGGAGTTCTGAAACTCGACGAAAAGGGGATTCTTGTCATTCTGAATCACAAAAACAGCACCATTTGGTCATCCAACATATCAAGCAAAGCCGGGAATAACCCAATTGCTCATCCATTGGATTCTGGAAATTTTGTGGTGAAAAATGGACAGCAACCTGGCAAGGATGCCATATTGTGGCAGAGTTTTGATTATCCGGGTGATACACATACGCCAGGAATCAAGTTTGGGTGGAACTTTCAGATTGGTCTAGAAAGATCTCTATCATCTTGGAAAAGTGTTGACGATCCTGCAGAGGGAGAATATGTTGCAAAAATGGATCTTCGAGGATATCCACAAGTAATTGTGTTCAAGGGATCTGAGATAAAGGTCAGAGTGGGGCCATGGAATGGTCTGTCTTTGGTTGGATATCCGGTTGAAATTCCTTACTGTTCACAAAAATTTGTATTGAATGAAAAAGAGGTGTATTATGAGTACAACCTTCTTGATAGTTTGGATTTCAGCTTATTTAAACTTTCTCCTTCAGGCAGGTCACAGAGAATGTATTGGAGAACTCAAACAAACACGAGGCAAGTCCTCACAGTTGAGGAGAGAGATCAATGCGAAAATTATGGCTTTTGTGGAGAAAATTCTATATGCAATTATGATGGTAGCCGTGCAACTTGTGAATGCCTGAGAGGTTACGTTCCCAAGTCACCAGATCAGTGGAATATGCCAATTTTTCAAAGCGGTTGTGTTCCAGGGAATAAATCAGACTGTAAAAACAGTTATTCAGATGGATTCTTGAAGTATGCACGCATGAAATTGCCAGACACGTCTTCATCATGGTTTAGTAAGACCATGAACCTTGATGAATGTCAGAAGTCATGTCTTAAAAACTGTTCTTGTACAGCATATGCAAATTTAGATATCCGTAATGGAGGGAGTGGCTGTCTACTTTGGTTTAATAATATAGTTGACATGAGGTGTTTCTCGAAATCAGGGCAAGACGTTTATATCAGAGTCCCTGCTTCAGAATTAG ATCATGGTGGCCCTGGAAACATCAAGAAAAAGATTCTTGGAATCGCTGTTGGTGTGACTATTTTTGGATTAATCATCACATGTGTCTGCATACTGATAAGCAAAAATCCGA CACGAAGATTATATCGTCATTTCCGACAATTTCAATGGAGGCAAGAATATCTTATCTTGAGGAAGGAAGACATGGATTTGTCAACATTTGAGTTGTCAACCATTGCTGAAGCCACTAATAATTTTTCTAGCAGAAATAAACTGGGGGAAGGTGGATTTGGGCCAGTGTACAAG GGTACACTAATAGATGGGCAAGACGTAGCCATAAAACGACACTCACAGATGTCTGATCAAGGACTGGGGGAGTTTAAGAATGAAGTTGTGCTAATTGCAAAACTTCAGCACCGTAATCTTGTGAAACTTCTAGGTTGCTGCGTTCAAGGAGGGGAAAAATTGTTGATCTATGAATACATGTCCAACAAGAGCTTAGACTACTTCATCTTTG ATGAAGCTAGAAGTAAGCTCTTAGCCTGGAATCAACGTTTTCACATTATTGGTGGCATCGCACGGGGGCTTCTCTATCTTCACCAAGACTCTAGACTAAGAATTATTCACAGAGATTTGAAAACCAGCAATATCCTACTCGATGCGGATATGAATCCTAAAATCTCAGACTTTGGCTTGGCTCAGAGTTTTGGCTGTGATCAAATTCAAGCCAAAACCAGAAAAGTGGTTGGAACATA TGGTTACATGCCTCCAGAGTATGCTGTGCATGGTCATTACTCTGTGAAATCAGATGTCTTTGGTTTTGGCGTGATTGTACTAGAGATAGTTAGTGGAAGCAAGAACAGGGGATTTTCTGACCCGAAACACTCTCTTAATCTACTTGGACAT GCATGGAGACTTTGGACTGAAGACAGGCCATTGGAACTGATAGATATAAACTTACATGAAAGATGCATTCCTTTTGAAGTCTTAAGATGCATACATCTGGGTTTGTTGTGTGTACAACAAAAACCAGGAGATAGGCCGGATATGTCTTCTGTCATTCCTATGCTGAATGGTGAGAAATTATTGCCTCAGCCAAAGGCTCCTGGATTTTATACAGGAAAGTGTACTCCTGAATCAGTATCTTCATCTAAAACTTGCAAATTTTTATCACAAAATGAGATATCCCTGACAATTTTCGAGGCAAGATAG
- the LOC100786000 gene encoding G-type lectin S-receptor-like serine/threonine-protein kinase At4g27290 isoform X4 has protein sequence MLFIWFFLFSYFSGTCTSLHSLAVNQSIRDGENETLVSAGGIIEVGFFSPGKSTRRYLGIWFKNVNPLTVVWVANRNAPLEKNSGVLKLDEKGILVILNHKNSTIWSSNISSKAGNNPIAHPLDSGNFVVKNGQQPGKDAILWQSFDYPGDTHTPGIKFGWNFQIGLERSLSSWKSVDDPAEGEYVAKMDLRGYPQVIVFKGSEIKVRVGPWNGLSLVGYPVEIPYCSQKFVLNEKEVYYEYNLLDSLDFSLFKLSPSGRSQRMYWRTQTNTRQVLTVEERDQCENYGFCGENSICNYDGSRATCECLRGYVPKSPDQWNMPIFQSGCVPGNKSDCKNSYSDGFLKYARMKLPDTSSSWFSKTMNLDECQKSCLKNCSCTAYANLDIRNGGSGCLLWFNNIVDMRCFSKSGQDVYIRVPASELDHGGPGNIKKKILGIAVGVTIFGLIITCVCILISKNPIARRLYRHFRQFQWRQEYLILRKEDMDLSTFELSTIAEATNNFSSRNKLGEGGFGPVYKGTLIDGQDVAIKRHSQMSDQGLGEFKNEVVLIAKLQHRNLVKLLGCCVQGGEKLLIYEYMSNKSLDYFIFDEARSKLLAWNQRFHIIGGIARGLLYLHQDSRLRIIHRDLKTSNILLDADMNPKISDFGLAQSFGCDQIQAKTRKVVGT, from the exons atgttatttatttggTTCTTCTTATTTTCCTACTTCTCAGGAACTTGCACTTCACTACACAGTTTAGCAGTGAATCAATCCATCCGAGATGGTGAGAATGAGACTTTGGTTTCAGCGGGTGGAATTATTGAAGTGGGTTTCTTTAGCCCAGGAAAATCAACAAGGCGATACTTGGGTATATGGTTCAAAAATGTTAACCCTTTAACAGTGGTGTGGGTGGCTAACCGAAATGCACCACTTGAGAAGAACTCAGGAGTTCTGAAACTCGACGAAAAGGGGATTCTTGTCATTCTGAATCACAAAAACAGCACCATTTGGTCATCCAACATATCAAGCAAAGCCGGGAATAACCCAATTGCTCATCCATTGGATTCTGGAAATTTTGTGGTGAAAAATGGACAGCAACCTGGCAAGGATGCCATATTGTGGCAGAGTTTTGATTATCCGGGTGATACACATACGCCAGGAATCAAGTTTGGGTGGAACTTTCAGATTGGTCTAGAAAGATCTCTATCATCTTGGAAAAGTGTTGACGATCCTGCAGAGGGAGAATATGTTGCAAAAATGGATCTTCGAGGATATCCACAAGTAATTGTGTTCAAGGGATCTGAGATAAAGGTCAGAGTGGGGCCATGGAATGGTCTGTCTTTGGTTGGATATCCGGTTGAAATTCCTTACTGTTCACAAAAATTTGTATTGAATGAAAAAGAGGTGTATTATGAGTACAACCTTCTTGATAGTTTGGATTTCAGCTTATTTAAACTTTCTCCTTCAGGCAGGTCACAGAGAATGTATTGGAGAACTCAAACAAACACGAGGCAAGTCCTCACAGTTGAGGAGAGAGATCAATGCGAAAATTATGGCTTTTGTGGAGAAAATTCTATATGCAATTATGATGGTAGCCGTGCAACTTGTGAATGCCTGAGAGGTTACGTTCCCAAGTCACCAGATCAGTGGAATATGCCAATTTTTCAAAGCGGTTGTGTTCCAGGGAATAAATCAGACTGTAAAAACAGTTATTCAGATGGATTCTTGAAGTATGCACGCATGAAATTGCCAGACACGTCTTCATCATGGTTTAGTAAGACCATGAACCTTGATGAATGTCAGAAGTCATGTCTTAAAAACTGTTCTTGTACAGCATATGCAAATTTAGATATCCGTAATGGAGGGAGTGGCTGTCTACTTTGGTTTAATAATATAGTTGACATGAGGTGTTTCTCGAAATCAGGGCAAGACGTTTATATCAGAGTCCCTGCTTCAGAATTAG ATCATGGTGGCCCTGGAAACATCAAGAAAAAGATTCTTGGAATCGCTGTTGGTGTGACTATTTTTGGATTAATCATCACATGTGTCTGCATACTGATAAGCAAAAATCCGA TAGCACGAAGATTATATCGTCATTTCCGACAATTTCAATGGAGGCAAGAATATCTTATCTTGAGGAAGGAAGACATGGATTTGTCAACATTTGAGTTGTCAACCATTGCTGAAGCCACTAATAATTTTTCTAGCAGAAATAAACTGGGGGAAGGTGGATTTGGGCCAGTGTACAAG GGTACACTAATAGATGGGCAAGACGTAGCCATAAAACGACACTCACAGATGTCTGATCAAGGACTGGGGGAGTTTAAGAATGAAGTTGTGCTAATTGCAAAACTTCAGCACCGTAATCTTGTGAAACTTCTAGGTTGCTGCGTTCAAGGAGGGGAAAAATTGTTGATCTATGAATACATGTCCAACAAGAGCTTAGACTACTTCATCTTTG ATGAAGCTAGAAGTAAGCTCTTAGCCTGGAATCAACGTTTTCACATTATTGGTGGCATCGCACGGGGGCTTCTCTATCTTCACCAAGACTCTAGACTAAGAATTATTCACAGAGATTTGAAAACCAGCAATATCCTACTCGATGCGGATATGAATCCTAAAATCTCAGACTTTGGCTTGGCTCAGAGTTTTGGCTGTGATCAAATTCAAGCCAAAACCAGAAAAGTGGTTGGAACATA